In the Oncorhynchus keta strain PuntledgeMale-10-30-2019 chromosome 14, Oket_V2, whole genome shotgun sequence genome, one interval contains:
- the LOC118393781 gene encoding putative solute carrier family 22 member 31 isoform X3 → MLAGVFLSSYLARLELCDPPHRLMVEMVSGFFAVVAELLLPGLAVLCRDWPVLQAVATLPLLLLLSYWCCPSVFPESPRWLLATGQIHQAKRCLQIFSTRNRVYLNEDIYPAENLLSEIDAEYPDYTQPCYHSVLELHSTRVIWRNCLILSFTMFIGTGIQYCFIRNLHSYSHNFYFSYFLRVVTGALGCIFLCLSVNRFGRRGILLLSAIITGLSSLLLLALTQYLCGVLVLVLSVLGLLFSQALAMLSAFFASEVMPTVVRGGCLGLVLASGCMGMAASSMMELQNNRGFFLHHVIFASFAVLSVLSIMLLPESKRKPLPDSLKDGEGQRRPPLFLSREDNLPLLYTRCGASEYNPDNYSHLVTATRKMLIKDNLPYKIVVPSQSPLLPSNSEMH, encoded by the exons GACTGGAGCTGTGTGACCCTCCCCATCGTCTCATGGTTGAAATGGTCAGTGGTTTCTTTGCCGTCGTGGCAGAGCTCTTGTTGCCGGGGCTGGCGGTGCTCTGTCGTGATTGGCCAGTTCTTCAAGCAGTGGCAACCTTGCCATTGCTCCTGTTGCTCTCCTATTGGTG TTGTCCATCAGTGTTTCCCGAGTCTCCCCGCTGGCTTCTGGCCACAGGTCAGATCCACCAGGCTAAGAGGTGTCTCCAGATCTTCTCCACCAGAAACAGAGTCTATCTCAATGAGGACATCTACCCTGCTGAGAACCTGCTCTCAG AGATCGATGCGGAGTACCCAGATTATACCCAGCCTTGCTACCACTCAGTCCTGGAGTTGCATTCCACCCGAGTGATCTGGAGGAACTGCCTCATCCTTAGCTTTACTAT gttcaTAGGCACAGGCATCCAGTACTGTTTCATCAGGAACCTTCACAGCTACTCCCACAACTTCTATTTTAGTTACTTCCTGCGTGTGGTGACTGGAGCTCTGGGATGTATCTTCCTCTGCCTGTCCGTCAACCGCTTTGGTCGCCGTGGTATCCTGCTTCTGTCTGCCATTATTACCGGCCTGTCctcgctgctgctgctggcccTCACACAGT ATCTTTGTGGAGTGCTGGTGTTGGTGCTGTCTGTGCTGGGGCTCCTCTTCTCCCAGGCCCTGGCCATGCTCAGTGCATTCTTCGCCAGTGAGGTCATGCCCACCGTAGTCCG TGGTGGTTGCCTGGGGCTGGTGCTAGCGTCTGGCTGTATGGGGATGGCTGCCTCCTCTATGATGGAGCTCCAGAACAACAGGGGTTTCTTCCTCCACCACGTCATCTTCGCCTCCTTCGCCGTCCTCTCGGTGCTGTCCATCATGCTGCTGCCGGAGAGCAAGCGCAAGCCGCTACCCGACTCCCTGAAGGATGGAGAGGGCCAGCGACggccccctctcttcctgtcccgTGAAGACAACCTGCCCCTGCTCTATACCCGGTGTGGAGCCTCCGAGTACAACCCTGATAACTACTCCCACCTGGTCACCGCCACCAGGAAGATGCTCATCAAAGACAATTTACCCTATAAGATCGTTGTGCCCTCCCAGTCCCCACTGCTGCCTTCCAACAGCGAGATGCACTGA
- the LOC118393782 gene encoding dipeptidase 1 isoform X1, translated as MLSGGSVWGTLLILSCALKLSLTQDENMNNALRLMSETPLIDGHNDLPWQLRMKFNNQLNKVDLYTLNNTHTNIPKIREGRLAAQFWAAYVPCDTQYKDAARQTLEQIDVIHRMCMKYPEAFMFATSSKDIVDAFSQNRTASLIGVEGGHSLDSSLGTLRTMYHLGVRYLTLTHSCNTPWADNWLVDSGAEPSQHNGLSEFGKQLIFEMNRIGMLIDLAHVSENVMNQVLDLSKAPVIFSHSSAYAVCPHKRNVPDDVLKKVQNKKGIVMVNFYNDYVTCSNTANLSQVADHFDHIKNVAGHSIIGFGGDYDGVGRVPVGLEDVSKYPALVAELLRRGWTDAEVKAALGDNLLRVFREVERVRDSMKGTAPDDLPIPYEEVKNDCRTSYGYPVPNPDSAGTILSLSPLALVLTLTLSSLLSWSL; from the exons ATGTTGTCTGGAGGTAGTGTATGGGGGACTCTGCTGATACTGTCCTGTGCTCTCAAGCTCTCCTTGACACAGGATGAAAACATGAACAACGCACTGAGGCTAATGTCAGAGACACCACTGATTGATGG CCATAATGATCTGCCCTGGCAGTTGAGGATGAAGTTTAACAACCAGCTGAACAAAGTGGATCTGTACAccctcaacaacacacacaccaacatcccCAAGATCAGGGAGGGACGACTGgcagcacag TTCTGGGCAGCATATGTACCATGTGACACTCAGTACAAAGACGCAGCCAGACAAACTCTGGAGCAGATTGACGTCATCCACAGAATGTGCATGAAATACCCAGAAGCCTTCATGTTTGCTACCAGCAGCAAAG ATATCGTGGATGCCTTTAGTCAGAACAGGACAGCCAGTCTGATCGGGGTGGAAGGAGGACACTCTTTGGACAGCAGCCTGGGAACCCTGCGTACCATGTACCACCTGGGGGTCCGCTACCTCACCCTCACCCACAGCTGCAACACACCATG GGCAGATAATTGGCTTGTGGATTCGGGAGCCGAGCCATCGCAGCACAATGGACTGTCTGAGTTTGGCAAG CAACTGATATTTGAGATGAACCGCATTGGGATGTTGATTGACTTGGCCCACGTGTCAGAGAACGTGATGAACCAGGTTCTAGACCTGTCCAAAGCCCCAGTCATCTTCAGTCACTCCTCTGCCTACGCTGTGTGCCCACACAAGAGGAACGTGCCTGACGACGTCCTGAAGAAGGTG CAAAACAAAAAAGGAATTGTCATGGTGAACTTTTACAACGACTATGTCACATGCAGCAATACAGCTAACCTATCACAGGTGGCAG ATCACTTTGACCACATAAAGAATGTGGCTGGACACAGTATCATTGGTTTTGGTGGGGATTATGATGGAGTGGGCAG GGTACCGGTGGGGCTGGAGGACGTGTCTAAGTACCCTGCTCTGGTGGCAGAGCTGCtgaggagaggatggacagatGCTGAGGTGAAAGCTGCTCTGGGAGACAACCTGCTCAGAGTGTTCAGAGAGGTGGAGCGT GTACGAGACAGCATGAAGGGTACAGCCCCAGATGATCTGCCCATCCCTTATGAAGAAGTGAAAAACGACTGCAGGACCAGCTACGGCTACCCTGTCCCCAACCCAGACAGTGCTGGGACGattctctccctcagccctctgGCTCTGGTACTAACACTGACTCTGAGTAGCCTGCTCTCCTGGTCTCTATAA
- the LOC118393782 gene encoding dipeptidase 1 isoform X3 produces the protein MSTYTAKVPQGTCYKLSLTQDENMNNALRLMSETPLIDGHNDLPWQLRMKFNNQLNKVDLYTLNNTHTNIPKIREGRLAAQFWAAYVPCDTQYKDAARQTLEQIDVIHRMCMKYPEAFMFATSSKDIVDAFSQNRTASLIGVEGGHSLDSSLGTLRTMYHLGVRYLTLTHSCNTPWADNWLVDSGAEPSQHNGLSEFGKQLIFEMNRIGMLIDLAHVSENVMNQVLDLSKAPVIFSHSSAYAVCPHKRNVPDDVLKKVQNKKGIVMVNFYNDYVTCSNTANLSQVADHFDHIKNVAGHSIIGFGGDYDGVGRVPVGLEDVSKYPALVAELLRRGWTDAEVKAALGDNLLRVFREVERVRDSMKGTAPDDLPIPYEEVKNDCRTSYGYPVPNPDSAGTILSLSPLALVLTLTLSSLLSWSL, from the exons ATGAGCACTTATACAGCCAAGGTTCCACAAGGAACTTGCTATAAG CTCTCCTTGACACAGGATGAAAACATGAACAACGCACTGAGGCTAATGTCAGAGACACCACTGATTGATGG CCATAATGATCTGCCCTGGCAGTTGAGGATGAAGTTTAACAACCAGCTGAACAAAGTGGATCTGTACAccctcaacaacacacacaccaacatcccCAAGATCAGGGAGGGACGACTGgcagcacag TTCTGGGCAGCATATGTACCATGTGACACTCAGTACAAAGACGCAGCCAGACAAACTCTGGAGCAGATTGACGTCATCCACAGAATGTGCATGAAATACCCAGAAGCCTTCATGTTTGCTACCAGCAGCAAAG ATATCGTGGATGCCTTTAGTCAGAACAGGACAGCCAGTCTGATCGGGGTGGAAGGAGGACACTCTTTGGACAGCAGCCTGGGAACCCTGCGTACCATGTACCACCTGGGGGTCCGCTACCTCACCCTCACCCACAGCTGCAACACACCATG GGCAGATAATTGGCTTGTGGATTCGGGAGCCGAGCCATCGCAGCACAATGGACTGTCTGAGTTTGGCAAG CAACTGATATTTGAGATGAACCGCATTGGGATGTTGATTGACTTGGCCCACGTGTCAGAGAACGTGATGAACCAGGTTCTAGACCTGTCCAAAGCCCCAGTCATCTTCAGTCACTCCTCTGCCTACGCTGTGTGCCCACACAAGAGGAACGTGCCTGACGACGTCCTGAAGAAGGTG CAAAACAAAAAAGGAATTGTCATGGTGAACTTTTACAACGACTATGTCACATGCAGCAATACAGCTAACCTATCACAGGTGGCAG ATCACTTTGACCACATAAAGAATGTGGCTGGACACAGTATCATTGGTTTTGGTGGGGATTATGATGGAGTGGGCAG GGTACCGGTGGGGCTGGAGGACGTGTCTAAGTACCCTGCTCTGGTGGCAGAGCTGCtgaggagaggatggacagatGCTGAGGTGAAAGCTGCTCTGGGAGACAACCTGCTCAGAGTGTTCAGAGAGGTGGAGCGT GTACGAGACAGCATGAAGGGTACAGCCCCAGATGATCTGCCCATCCCTTATGAAGAAGTGAAAAACGACTGCAGGACCAGCTACGGCTACCCTGTCCCCAACCCAGACAGTGCTGGGACGattctctccctcagccctctgGCTCTGGTACTAACACTGACTCTGAGTAGCCTGCTCTCCTGGTCTCTATAA
- the LOC118393782 gene encoding dipeptidase 1 isoform X4 — protein MNNALRLMSETPLIDGHNDLPWQLRMKFNNQLNKVDLYTLNNTHTNIPKIREGRLAAQFWAAYVPCDTQYKDAARQTLEQIDVIHRMCMKYPEAFMFATSSKDIVDAFSQNRTASLIGVEGGHSLDSSLGTLRTMYHLGVRYLTLTHSCNTPWADNWLVDSGAEPSQHNGLSEFGKQLIFEMNRIGMLIDLAHVSENVMNQVLDLSKAPVIFSHSSAYAVCPHKRNVPDDVLKKVQNKKGIVMVNFYNDYVTCSNTANLSQVADHFDHIKNVAGHSIIGFGGDYDGVGRVPVGLEDVSKYPALVAELLRRGWTDAEVKAALGDNLLRVFREVERVRDSMKGTAPDDLPIPYEEVKNDCRTSYGYPVPNPDSAGTILSLSPLALVLTLTLSSLLSWSL, from the exons ATGAACAACGCACTGAGGCTAATGTCAGAGACACCACTGATTGATGG CCATAATGATCTGCCCTGGCAGTTGAGGATGAAGTTTAACAACCAGCTGAACAAAGTGGATCTGTACAccctcaacaacacacacaccaacatcccCAAGATCAGGGAGGGACGACTGgcagcacag TTCTGGGCAGCATATGTACCATGTGACACTCAGTACAAAGACGCAGCCAGACAAACTCTGGAGCAGATTGACGTCATCCACAGAATGTGCATGAAATACCCAGAAGCCTTCATGTTTGCTACCAGCAGCAAAG ATATCGTGGATGCCTTTAGTCAGAACAGGACAGCCAGTCTGATCGGGGTGGAAGGAGGACACTCTTTGGACAGCAGCCTGGGAACCCTGCGTACCATGTACCACCTGGGGGTCCGCTACCTCACCCTCACCCACAGCTGCAACACACCATG GGCAGATAATTGGCTTGTGGATTCGGGAGCCGAGCCATCGCAGCACAATGGACTGTCTGAGTTTGGCAAG CAACTGATATTTGAGATGAACCGCATTGGGATGTTGATTGACTTGGCCCACGTGTCAGAGAACGTGATGAACCAGGTTCTAGACCTGTCCAAAGCCCCAGTCATCTTCAGTCACTCCTCTGCCTACGCTGTGTGCCCACACAAGAGGAACGTGCCTGACGACGTCCTGAAGAAGGTG CAAAACAAAAAAGGAATTGTCATGGTGAACTTTTACAACGACTATGTCACATGCAGCAATACAGCTAACCTATCACAGGTGGCAG ATCACTTTGACCACATAAAGAATGTGGCTGGACACAGTATCATTGGTTTTGGTGGGGATTATGATGGAGTGGGCAG GGTACCGGTGGGGCTGGAGGACGTGTCTAAGTACCCTGCTCTGGTGGCAGAGCTGCtgaggagaggatggacagatGCTGAGGTGAAAGCTGCTCTGGGAGACAACCTGCTCAGAGTGTTCAGAGAGGTGGAGCGT GTACGAGACAGCATGAAGGGTACAGCCCCAGATGATCTGCCCATCCCTTATGAAGAAGTGAAAAACGACTGCAGGACCAGCTACGGCTACCCTGTCCCCAACCCAGACAGTGCTGGGACGattctctccctcagccctctgGCTCTGGTACTAACACTGACTCTGAGTAGCCTGCTCTCCTGGTCTCTATAA